From the genome of Plasmodium malariae genome assembly, chromosome: 9, one region includes:
- the PmUG01_09015900 gene encoding exonuclease, putative, with product MILLMCLSYFMNMIVEAYGNALKNHYYVKSYKCYRKKSKSNMINRHKTHKVYGIPRMYKWLTSYYPTVREELINNEIQKRVDVFYIDMNGVIHHCTHANKDTLPLYNEHKLFSNILQYLKNLFYLIKPKKLIYVGVDGVSPKAKMNQQRKRRFLSLFKINSNNTASTNNNLFNPNCITTGTDFMYKINLSLNKWFKILKKKSVFTFDVIFSGSDVPGEGEHKILKFIRENCRKDGNFKNYNHCIYGLDADLIMLSLVTHLNNIFILRDKFKMTNDSSGNLLESIEKGQMDFSISSIKVDKKEEIRTTGLETERGDALLDDCSQEEASAKVRGQEDASTKKCAKETASMKEHAQGAASPNEHNSTFCKIYKYTTEYYTNHECLNSYDFEILDIYKLRTSIRTQIATYINKLKKEKNIVFSINRVVDDIVFLSFLVGNDFLPHIPNIDINEGSMNEILNSYIYYIYKYSNYITYKDKVHIERLKIILKILSAQEFEYFKKRGINENIAEFTDEHKYKNYYYFHKFGLDDSKHIQDIVKKYIEGLFWNLHYYHFGCASWYWEYPYHYAPLCSDLLSFEKSDFFFEKGKPYSAYTHLISVLPQKDKNLLPDVYKNIYVEDEVKSFFPDSVKIDPNGKKETWEYIVHLPFINCNMINKIITEKSKKISRLKYKLRELNGREHRY from the exons ATGATCCTTTTAATGTGTCTATCgtattttatgaatatgaTAGTAGAAGCATATGGCAATGCGTTGAAAAACCATTACTATGTTAAATCGTACAAGtgttatagaaaaaaaagcaagAGCAATATGATAAATAGACATAAAACGCATAAAGTGTATGGTATACCAAGAATGTACAAGTGGTTAACATCATATTATCCAACAGTAAGAGAGGaactaataaataatgaaatacaaaaaaggGTTGATGTATTTTACATAGACATGAATGGTGTTATTCATCATTGTACCCATGCAAATAAGGATACGTTAccattatataatgaacataaattattttccaatattttgcaatatttaaaaaatttattttatttaatcaagccaaaaaaattaatatacgtTGGTGTTGATGGTGTATCACCCAAGGCAAAAATGAATCAACAGAGGAAACGACGatttttaagtttatttaaaattaatagtaataatactGCCTCGACTAACAATAATCTTTTTAATCCTAACTGTATAACTACGGGCACagattttatgtataaaattaatttatcattaaataaatggtttaaaattttaaagaaaaaaagcgTTTTTACTTTTGACGTTATATTTTCTGGTTCGGACGTTCCAGGGGAGGGCGAGCACAAAATTTTGAAGTTCATCCGGGAG AATTGTAGAAAGGATGGAAACTTCAAAAATTACAACCATTGCATCTACGGGTTGGATGCCGACCTAATTATGTTATCCCTAGTTACTCACCTGAATaacatattcattttaagagataaatttaaaatgacGAACGACTCGAGTGGAAACTTGCTAGAAAGTATTGAGAAAGGGCAAATGGATTTTAGTATTTCTTCCATTAAAGTGGATAAAAAGGAAGAGATACGAACCACCGGATTAGAGACTGAACGGGGGGATGCATTGCTGGACGACTGTTCACAGGAGGAAGCATCGGCAAAGGTGCGTGGACAAGAAGACGCATCAACAAAAAAATGTGCAAAGGAAACTGCTTCAATGAAGGAGCATGCACAGGGAGCAGCTTCACCGAACGAGCACAATAGCACATTTTgcaaaatttacaaatacaCAACAGAGTATTATACGAACCATGAATGTTTGAACAGCTATGATTTTGAAATactagatatatataaattaaggACATCTATAAGAACACAAATtgctacatatataaataaattaaaaaaagaaaagaacatTGTGTTTAGTATAAATAGAGTAGTAGAtgatattgtttttttatcgtTTCTAGTAGGGAATGATTTCCTACCACACATACCAAATATTGATATAAATGAAGGATCAATGAATGAAATTTTGAactcatatatttattatatttataaatattcaaattatattacatataaagaTAAAGTACATATAGAGAGgctaaaaattattttaaaaattttaagtgcTCAagaatttgaatattttaaaaaaagaggaataaatgaaaatattgcAGAATTTACAGACGAGcacaaatacaaaaattattattattttcataaatttggTTTGGATGATTCGAAACATATACAAGATATtgttaagaaatatattgaGGGATTATTCTGGAACTTGCATTACTATCACTTCGGGTGTGCCAGCTGGTATTG GGAATACCCATATCACTATGCACCACTATGTAGTGACTTACTAAGTTTTGAAAAATCGGATTTCTTCTttgaaaag GGGAAGCCGTACTCAGCCTACACACATTTAATCAGCGTCCTTCCACAGAAGGATAAAAATCTGCTACCCGATGTGTACAA aaatatttatgttgAGGATGAAGTGAAATCGTTCTTTCCAGACAGCGTTAAAATAGATCCAAATGGAAAAAA GGAAACGTGGGAGTACATAGTGCACCTGCCCTTCATAAACTGCAACatgataaacaaaataataacagaaaaaagtaaaaagatCTCAAGGCTTAAATATAAGTTGAG gGAGTTAAACGGACGAGAACACAGGTACTAG
- the PmUG01_09016000 gene encoding conserved Plasmodium protein, unknown function, which produces MKRTIKNLCKYFCRKCNNFIFYNEACELIYAKVYPQYSRIYYDKNAFDKHSGNSNVSGIGSTSDQGLIKSYDNLYRQIYRSGLCGVNKQRNDLLNKDNIQNILLYLNKGGIKCTKCRTVNMWYMKNV; this is translated from the coding sequence ATGAAAAGGACGATCAAGAATTTGTGTAAATACTTTTGTAggaaatgtaataattttattttttacaatgaaGCATGTGAACTGATATATGCAAAGGTATACCCACAGTACTCCAGGATCTACTACGACAAAAATGCGTTCGACAAGCACAGCGGTAATAGCAATGTTAGCGGCATTGGCAGTACTAGCGACCAGGGACTTATAAAATCTTATGATAACCTATACAGACAAATTTACAGGAGTGGGCTATGTGGGGTTAACAAACAAAGAAATGATTTATTGAACAAAgataatattcaaaatattctaTTATACCTTAATAAGGGAGGTATTAAGTGTACGAAATGTAGAACAGTTAATATGTGGTATATGAAGAATGTATAA
- the PmUG01_09016100 gene encoding conserved Plasmodium protein, unknown function, whose amino-acid sequence MLFIQIFILLFVLIDIKCIIICIKIETYQTKFSLQHKKYSLNKSKKGRKKATPFFVNINDNKNFKLVNRYIIEKLRKNYQFISLQEGKKSIKERVNNNKEIIPRTLFSTINGNTTIIIESEKKNSLQNQRDNITNGCKEHTQVTAIEDPPYDSTRKRRNGKIFYHHDSRQTVKGKSQKQTRGKTEKNKVLSALKYPQNYYTGTKENRTIVDIQNTNVRSFLLSKNEERSLALQDYIYRSWKKKNFSNFLVSLNDEAFDYTCIEQWLHKLSISLNKKYLKIKINEDHILIRNKYFENEKRKLNEFKIDFSVIEKCFDIMIENMNKFCSYEITSILWAITIIILKASKNSNNLISFKFNSTTCHPVIIISIIKKFKIFFSLAVKKLNSIKFNLSIDESLWAIWSICKLLYFNIMFDNYLGKTKERDEILTEEEKAGQNFSCVTGSGVNDSNASVDFTYQGEGNEEVVFHTTQKEELAVVSSGGSRNNNAAGNGHYEDYTAYERNGNEQLARVREKKQEDYNICQKQFLMNKFLLSEEMITNILDTFNYIYKRLLKNIKFLNDKYYIYIPFIIFESQTLMLKNSILLLNRIIHLILKNEILLKLFNLDYLKSLYMENSGKIASNKVDDIYRNSKDIFRIKTLSKVYKLIKCISKIFYPLKNPNIMNINLHNNYKSLDKHILGDFILSCNHALVKYIDYFVFIINYKNRGEFRDFMGSSNFEGRTVDTSIKEKEIKEDVDRTSSPGSTMVIDLGQQDRVKIKDEVKMKYKNELVFIYNCLKSSFVSLIKLDLKDKYMYEWLNHNIHLFKFDNMNKGRRYSPNWEDEKKDNWGRNINGSSKWEEDVVLMDDGMDGIGVEALNADDDNIEENKSKEGNRSSSRNQMSREHLSTEAANYALKNYVNSAGLYYESKKDNPTAKEKIKNNISDVCLDVLALSRFSKLYNADMKKKLIENIEQSIEDTVKRFKLVYRNYNVKDPTYIRNNDIYIIKDTHIEELYDEETKTFFKKNQNIEFRNIIMPKQLAIFINYLGRNNHLIEKQKLDNIYFISVIYINMTKFNYFTSNDIIHFLQGLLNYTGTNNSYVVNSEHVHKMLILLCNIVEESFLYWKSSNICQLIYLLAKFKHIHGNIFNKFDWFLSTITFPNYIYQKANVTGLKSAKGYILNDPNCLLMQEGGRSSSRDSSNDGDKSNDGDRSNDGDRSNDGDRSNDGDRSNDGDRSNDGDKSNDGDRSNDGDRNNNTSNIPMSISINELKYDNLGSAMWALTSINKNVIKNKHYLKFSYLFSVYFSLHMKLFLQQEAPSGVSPRTAKSAMYGSATYNTVSSTTMFTSFDPNGRQKGVYLTDWDFLHYNRGYYKMPIDSMTISIYMNTFARKIKIGFLFFYDVIHNNSDIVYHFSLKELSYLVYSLSHINECSLMGSIFEMEDKKNNECSKNTEERENAFLKFLDSSSSLWIEEIDSLFESVEGKCGVRNTMGDKDEERDKREECENRIQGEETDATVEQLSDMSGGRKSYLTRSDGKHKKSIVRKENFLKFKNERIHLSNEFLNNLMEKIIYYTSYILNKETYYKDVKQNDTQYISNANKKNTIEIIDLVKLIYSFFIFLNQKVHIGKTEGLDFSQVEYIIHQYNLIVKSILSTFNYIYFIIDTYSLISNIYVLDYFTKNIIKEFVQICAKKIEEEKMVDLEKKKIMLSIQNLKATN is encoded by the exons atgttatttattcaaatttttattcttttatttgtattgatagatataaaatgtattataatttgCATAAAAATTGAAACGTATCAAACAAAGTTTTCCTTACAACACAAGAAGTACAGTTTgaacaaaagtaaaaaagggAGAAAAAAGGCAActcctttttttgtaaatataaatgataacaaaaattttaagttaGTTAATCGGTACATAATTGAAAAgttaaggaaaaattatCAATTTATTTCGTTACaagaagggaaaaaaagtataaaagaacgggttaataataataaagaaatcaTACCCCGTACACTTTTCAGTACCATAAATGGTAATACgactattattattgaaagtgagaaaaaaaattctttacaAAATCAAAGAGATAATATTACAAACGGTTGTAAGGAACATACTCAAGTTACCGCAATTGAAGATCCTCCCTACGATAGTACTAGGAAGAGGAGAAAtgggaaaattttttatcatcatgATAGTAGACAAACCGTTAAAGGGAAGAGCCAAAAACAGACTAGAGGAAAAACCGAAAAGAATAAAGTTCTTAGTGCGTTAAAATATCCACAAAACTATTACACTGGAACAAAGGAGAATCGTACTATTGTAGATATACAGAATACGAATGTAAGGAGCTTTCTACTtagtaaaaatgaagaaag ATCGCTTGCCCTGCAGGATTACATATACAGATCATGGAAGAAGAAGAATTTTTCCAATTTCCTGGTATCCCTTAATGACGAGGCATTTGACTACACTTGTATAGAACAGTGGTTGCACAAATTATCGATAAGtctgaataaaaaatatttaaaaataaaaattaatgaggatcatatattaataagaaataagtattttgaaaatgaaaaaagaaaattaaatgagTTTAAAATAGATTTTAGTGTTATTGAAAAATGCTTTGATATAATGatagaaaatatgaataaattttgttcatatgAAATTACGTCCATTTTATGGGCTATAACGATAATTATATTGAAGGCttcaaaaaattcaaataatttaataagttttaaatttaatagtACAACATGTCATCCtgttattataatatcaattataaaaaaattcaaaatatttttttcattggcGGTTAAGAAATTGAAtagtataaaatttaatttgtcTATTGATGAATCACTGTGGGCTATTTGGAGCATATGTAAAttgctttattttaacattatgTTTGATAATTATTTAGGTAAGACAAAGGAAAGGGATGAAATTTTAACAGAGGAGGAGAAAGCTGGGCAGAATTTCTCTTGTGTTACAGGAAGCGGTGTTAATGATAGTAATGCTTCCGTCGATTTTACGTACCAGGGGGAGGGAAATGAAGAGGTTGTATTCCATACAACCCAGAAAGAGGAGCTAGCAGTTGTTAGCAGTGGGGGTAGCAGAAATAATAATGCGGCTGGAAATGGACATTATGAAGACTATACAGCTTATGAACGTAATGGTAATGAGCAGTTAGCCCGTGTGAGGGAGAAAAAGCAGGAGGATTACAATATATGCCAGAAACAATTCTTGATGAACAAATTTTTGTTAAGTGAAGAAATGATAACTAACATATTAGATAcgtttaattatatatacaaaagattacttaaaaatataaaatttctaaatgataaatattatatatatatcccgTTCATAATATTTGAATCACAAACATTGatgttaaaaaatagtatattattattaaatcgaataatacatttaattttaaaaaatgaaattttgttaaaactttttaactTGGACTATTTGAAAAGTTTATACATGGAAAACTCAGGAAAAATTGCATCGAATAAAGTAGATGACATATACAGAAACAGTAAAGatatttttagaataaaAACACTGAGTAAGGTGTATAAactaataaaatgtatttctaaaatattttacccCTTAAAGAACCCAAacataatgaatataaacttacataataattataaaagtttGGATAAACATATCCTGGGAGATTTTATTCTTTCGTGTAATCATGCTTTGGTAAAATACATcgattattttgttttcatcattaattataaaaacagaGGGGAATTCAGGGATTTCATGGGTAGTTCGAATTTTGAGGGGAGAACAGTGGATACTAgtattaaagaaaaagaaataaaagaagatgTGGATCGTACCTCGTCCCCGGGTAGCACTATGGTAATAGATTTGGGTCAACAGGACAGGGTAAAAATTAAGGATGAGGTAAAAATGAAGTATAAAAACGAGttagtttttatttataattgctTGAAAAGTTCATTTGTATCCTTGATTAAGTTAGACTTAAAGGATAAGTACATGTATGAATGGTTAAACCATAATATAcatctttttaaatttgacAACATGAACAAGGGAAGAAGATATTCCCCTAATTGGGAAGATGAGAAAAAGGATAATTGGGGTAGAAATATAAATGGTTCAAGCAAATGGGAGGAAGATGTTGTATTGATGGATGATGGGATGGATGGCATAGGAGTGGAAGCGTTGAATGCtgatgatgataatataGAGGAGAATAAATCAAAGGAGGGAAACAGGAGTTCGAGTAGAAATCAAATGAGTAGAGAACATCTTTCAACTGAAGCGGCAAATTATGcactaaaaaattatgttaatagTGCAGGTTTATATTATGAATCGAAAAAAGATAACCCTACTGCTaaggaaaagataaaaaacaACATATCTGACGTTTGTTTAGATGTGCTAGCATTAAGCAGATTTAGCAAATTGTACAATGCGGATATGAAAAAGAAGTTAATAGAAAACATTGAGCAAAGTATAGAAGATACAGTGAAAAGATTTAAATTAGTGTATAGAAATTATAATGTGAAGGATCCAacatatataagaaataatgatatatatattataaaagataCACATATTGAAGAGTTATATGATGAAGAGAcgaaaacattttttaaaaaaaatcaaaatattgAATTTCGAAATATTATAATGCCAAAACAACTAgccatttttataaattatttaggTAGAAATAACCATTTAATTGAGAAACAAAAGTTAGACAACATCTATTTTATAtctgtaatatatatcaatatgacaaaatttaattattttacatcaaacgatattattcattttttacaagggttattaaattatactgGAACAAATAATAGTTATGTAGTAAATTCTGAACACGTTcataaaatgttaatattattatgtaatattgTTGAAGAATCTTTCTTATATTGGAAATCTTCTAACATATGTCAGCTCATATATCTGTTGGCCAaatttaaacatatacatggaaatatttttaacaagtTTGACTGGTTCTTAAGTACTATTACATTtccaaattatatatatcaaaaggCGAATGTGACAGGTTTAAAAAGTGCAAAAGGGTATATTTTGAACGACCCGAACTGTTTGCTCATGCAGGAAGGGGGGCGAAGCAGTAGTAGGGATAGCAGTAACGATGGGGATAAAAGTAACGATGGAGATAGAAGTAACGATGGGGATAGAAGTAACGATGGGGATAGAAGTAACGATGGGGATAGAAGTAACGATGGGGATAGAAGTAACGATGGGGATAAAAGTAACGATGGAGATAGAAGTAACGATGGAGATAGAAATAACAATACATCCAATATCCCAATGAGCATCTCAATAAATGAGCTTAAATACGATAACCTCGGTTCAGCTATGTGGGCTTTGACATCAATTAACAAAAacgtaataaaaaataagcattACTTGAAGTTTTCCTACTTATTTTCCGTGTACTTTTCCCTGCACATGAAGCTCTTCTTACAGCAGGAAGCGCCAAGTGGTGTATCCCCCCGTACAGCCAAATCAGCCATGTATGGCTCAGCCACGTATAATACTGTTTCTTCTACAACCATGTTTACCTCGTTCGATCCAAATGGTAGGCAAAAAGGAGTGTATCTAACTGACTGGGACTTTTTGCATTATAATAGGGGGTACTATAAAATGCCAATAGATTCAATGACgattagtatatatatgaatacatttgcaaggaaaataaaaattggttttttgtttttttatgatgTTATTCATAACAATAGTGATATTGTATATCACTTTTCGCTTAAGGAACTTTCGTATTTAGTGTATTCCTTATCGCACATAAATGAGTGTTCACTAATGGGAAGCATTTTTGAAATGGaggataaaaagaataatgagTGTTCAAAGAACACAGAGGAGAGGGAAAAcgcttttttaaaatttttagatTCAAGTAGTTCATTGTGGATTGAGGAAATTGATAGTTTATTCGAGTCGGTGGAGGGAAAGTGCGGTGTGCGGAATACTATGGGTGATAAGGATGAGGAGCGCGATAAGCGTGAGGAGTGTGAGAACCGTATACAAGGAGAAGAAACAGATGCTACAGTTGAGCAATTGAGCGATATGAGCGGTGGTAGGAAGAGTTACCTAACCCGTTCAGATGGAAAACACAAGAAAAGTATTGTGAGAAAggaaaactttttaaaatttaaaaatgaaagaattcACTTATCAAATGAgtttttgaataatttaatggaaaaaattatttattatacttcctatatattaaataaggaaacatattataaagaTGTTAAACAGAATGATACACAATACATTAGCAatgcaaacaaaaaaaatactatcgAAATTATAGATTTGGTGAAATTAATTTACagtttctttattttcttaaatcAGAAGGTACACATAGGCAAAACAGAAGGGTTAGATTTTAGTCAAGTAGAATACATAATTCATCAATACAACTTAATAGTCAAGAGCATACTGAGTACGTtcaattatatttacttcATAATTGACACTTACTCTTTGATAAGCAATATATACGTGCTGGACTATTTCacaaagaatataataaag gAGTTTGTGCAAATATGCGcgaaaaaaattgaagaagaaaaaatggtagatttagaaaaaaaaaaaattatgttaagtATACAGAATTTGAAGGCCACTAACTAG